TGGCCAGGCGCCAAGCGTCGCCGTTGGTACACTGAGAGAAGCCGATCCGGTAACGATGCACTGGGGTAGCAGGCGAGCAGGCGCTGACTAACAACAGCAAGCTCAAATAGATACACTGCGCCAGGAAAGAAAATTTGCTCTCCCAAATGGCAGCAAGGGATTTCATAGCGGAAGGTGGGCAGTTAGAAGCTGAGCAGTAGGCAAGATCTGGTAGCAGATCCTAGCTTAGCCGTAGGGCAACCTACGAAAGTAAGCAAGCTGAGCGACATTCGGCCGGTTGATGCTCGAAGAGGGCACGCCATAATCATGTACGGATGAGCTAGCCTCAACGAGTAACAACTACCTTACTGTTCAGGTTAAGGGAAGGTATGCTATCTGTTACTGCCCTCCAACAACCCTCCACGCCCCCTCTCGTTGCTGCTACAACCCCCGAGCAAGCAGCTGCGGAGCTGGCGCCACGCCTGGCCGCACACGCCGCTTTCTCCGACCAGGAAGGAGGCTTCCCCGCCGACGAAATCGACTGGCTACGCGACGCGGGCTTGCTCGTAGCACCGTTGCAGGCGCAATGGGGTGAGAAGCCGGCAGCCCTCGGAGCTCAGCTGGAAGCGCAGCTAAGGACGCTGAAACACGTGGGCCGCGGCAACCTAGCTATCGGCCGCGTGTACGAAGGCCACGTCAACGCGCTGCAACTCCTGCAACGCTTTGGGCGCCCCGAACAGATAGCCCGTTGGGCTGCCGATGCGGCCGCCGGTCATTTGTTTGGCGTCTGGAACACTGAGGCTCACGATGGCGTGCACCTCGAGCCGCTGCCCGACGGCCGTTATCGGCTACGCGGCAGCAAAACGTTTGCTTCGGGGGCGGGGTACGTCACGCGGCCCTTGCTCACGGCAGCGTTGCCCGATGGCGGCTGGCAGATGATCGTACTGCCCGCGGATCAGCAGGTGCCAGCCCTCGATAAGTCCTTTTGGCGCCCTCTGGGTATGCGCGCCTCTGCTAGCTTTCGAGCTGATTTTACAGGTCTTGAATTAACAGCCAGTGACTTACTCGGCCAGCCTGGCGACTACTACCAGCAGCCCGGCTTTAGCGGCGGAGCCATTCGGTTTGCAGCCGTGCAGCTAGGTGGGGCAGAAGCGGTATTCAACGAAACCCGTCATTTCCTGAGTAAGACGGGCCGCACCGACGACCCTTACCAACGCATGCGCCTCGGTGAGTTAGCCGTGTTGATAGAGAGCGGCAACCAATGGCTGCACGGCGCGGCTACGCACGCGGCCCGGCCCGCCGCCGATACCGACGCGGAAGCTACCGTGGCTTACGCCAACCTGACGCGCACGGCCATTGAGGGAATCTGCTTGCAAACGCTGCAACTCGCTGAGCGGTGCGTAGGTGCCCGCGGCCTGTTGCGCCCCGAACCATTTGAACGCCTGCACCGCGACCTGACGCACTACCTGCGCCAGCCTGCCCCCGATGCTGCCCTCGCCGACGCTGGCCGGTTTGTGTTGGCTAAGTCCGCTAATCCAGCTCATACGCTGTGGGATGAGTAAGGTGGAACTCTTGTCCTTAGAGACACTGCCGAACCAGCCGGTAGCTTTTATTAAATCGCTGGGACGTACTGTTGTCATAGCGCCCCACCCCGATGATGAGTCGTTGGGCTGTGGGGGGCTGATGGCCACGTTGCGCGCAATGCTGGTGCCAGTGGCGGCGGTGCTCATCACCGACGGTACCATGTCGCACCCCCATTCACGCAAGTTTCCGCCTGCTGCCAGGCGAGCATTGCGCGAAGCAGAGTTTGCCGAAGCCCTAAGTTTGCTGGGGGTAGAAGCGGATGCTAGCTTACTGCTCGGGCTGCCCGATGGCGCGGTAACTGATCTACCACCAGCTGCCTTCGAGCAAGCAGTAGCCAGTCTAACAAAGTACCTAGAAGATTGGGCTCCCGCTACCATCGTGGTGCCATGGCGCCGCGACCCGCACCCCGACCATCGGGCTACCAGCAAGCTGGTACAGGCGGCAGTAGCTAGGTTACCTATAGCACCGCGGGTGCTCGAGTACCTAGTATGGGCCTGGGAACGCGCCGCCCCTGACGACTTGCCCCGCTCTGATGAGGTCACCGGCTGGCGCCTCGATATCAGCACAGTACTGGCGCAAAAGCAGCAAGCTATTGCGGCTCATCGGTCTCAAATCGATGGCATTATCGACGACGATCCTACGGGCTTCCAACTGGCTCCGCAGATGCTGGCGCACTTCGCCCGCCCCTACGAAGTGTACGTGGAAGCCCTTCCTTCACTACAATGAAAACCTAGGGCATGAACCAGAACCAACCCAATACGTTGCCGCCCACCTATTTCGAGCAGGTGTACCAAGCCAATGCCGACCCGTGGCAGTTTGAAACTAGTCCGTATGAGCGTGAAAAATACGCCACCACGCTCGCCGCTTTGCCCCGACCTAGCTATGCGCACGCGTTTGAAGTAGGCTGCTCGCTGGGCGTGCTCACGGAGAAGTTGGCGGCTCGTTGCGCGCAATTGTTGTCGATTGATGTGGCCCTGGAGCCCTTGGCGCGCGCCAAAGCCCGGTGCGCTAACTTACCGCAGGTCACGTTTCAGCAGATGTTTCTGCCGCAGGAGTTTCCGGCACAACACAACTTCGATTTGGTGCTCCTCTCGGAAGTGGGTTACTACTGGAACCTCGCCGACCTAGGTCGGGTGGCCGATGGTTTGCTTGCCCGCATGGTGCCCGGCGCGCACTTGCTGCTCGTGCACTGGACGCCCGTGGTGCACGACTATCCCCTCACCGGCGATGAAGTGCACGAGTTTTTTCTAAATCGCGCTACGCCAGAAGGGCCTTTGCAGCACCTGCACGGCGAGCGGTACGAGCAGTACCGCCTCGACTTACTAGAAAAGCGTTAAGCACCGTTTACTTGATTAAGCCAGGCTCAGGCAGGTGGCTACGCCTGGGTCGGGTGTAGCCAATCGTGCTGGCGCAGGAGCTGGCGCACTTCTGCTAGGGCTTCTCGCAGCGGAACGGGCGGCCACCGCTCCAGCCATTTTCCTGCTTCTTGCCGCGTTTGCTCAACCCAATGCCAAAGCTCCCCAAAAGTCTTGGACGCTTGCAGAAAGTGGGTGAGAGCTGCCTGCGGCACACCGAGCGTGCTGGCCACTTCCTGAATCATCGGCGCGGCAAAGCTAGGTTCTGGAATCTGTTGCCAGACGTGGCGGAGTTGGCGCCGGGCAGTCCATTCTTGTTGTAACCCGCGCGGGCACTCCACGCAAGGCTCCTGCTGCTGTTGGTGCAACAAAGCCCACTGGCGCAGCTGCCACGAAAGCCCTACGGCCACGCGCCCCGTGAGGCGATTCGACGTAACTACCTGTACGGCTGGACTATGACGCACGCGCAGGTCGTGGTGGCGCAGGGCTTGGTACAAGGCTTCATCTTCCAGGTAAGGCACCACGGGCAGGCCACCCACGCGGCGGTAGGCTTGCGGCGTAAGCGCCAAGCTAGCACCAAAGTGTTGGTGGTGGCGCGGCCACGGGTCAGCAGGGTCAGGGTCGACTAAGCTTTCCAAGCGGGCCCGCAGAATGCGGTACGTGGCGTCGCGCAGGTGCTGGTAATGCACCGCGCACCTAGTTGCCGGGCTGGCATTCGTCAGGATGCGGCCTCCCACGGCATCGTTGCCCGCGCCTAGCTCCGCCTGAATAGCAGCCAACCAGGTAGGGGCTACGTGCGTGTCCGCATCGGTACTTGCCAGGAAGGTGTTTGCGTTGCGGGTGTGCTCAAGGCGGCGACAAGCTTCGTCCATAAGCAAGCGGCGCGCCCACCCAATATGAGCTTCGGCAGGCGGCAGTGTTACTTCTACCACGTGCACCGCCACATGCGGGTGCGCTTGGGCAAAGCTCCGGGCCGTGGCTGCCGTGGCATCGTCGCAATTATTAGCCAGCACGATTACCTCGTAGCAGCGCGGGTCGAGGGGACGACCAGCGAAGTCGACTTGCGCGGCCAGGGCTGCCAGCGTTTGTGGCAGGCGCTCCGCCTCGTTTTTGGCCGGAACAATCACGCAAGCGAGCAGCTGCGGTGCGGGCGTCGTCTCAATAACCAAACTAGTTGGTATTTCCACCGCATCAGTCAGCGTACTGACCCGAGAAGGCGTATCCTGTTGCATTAGCAGAGCCCAGAATTAGGCCATCTGCAAGCGCTACGGTAGGCGGAGGAGGGGCTAGTGGTAGGAGTGGGTGAGGGGAAGCTACAGGTCATAGGTGCTACTGCCTGCTGCGAAAGGAGAGGCAATAAAGAAACTGAGCTGTAGATAAAAAGTTAAGTAGAATTAATCTAATGAAGCTCAACCTTTATACAAAAGCCTAACCAGTCTGTACTGTCTAGCTTCCTTCGGACGAGCTAGGTGCTACTTTCGGGAGGCAAAGCAGCAGATTATCAAGGGGGACTTTAACGCAAAAGCACCTAGCTCCAACGGCTTGCCGTCAGAGCTAGGTGCTTTTGTACTTTCGAAAGACTACTTAAGCGTCAGCGCGGGGCTTTCGGCGTAGGAGCGTACTTGGTTGACCACCTTCCACTCTCCATCGATTTGCAGCAAGCTGACAAAGTCAACCACATGGCCATTCGACGACTCTCGTTCGACGCGAGCTACAGCGGCGGTGCCTTGCAGGTCGATGTAGGCGATACGACCGGGTTGCTGAAAGTCAGTGGTTTTGGCAGAAGCTAGGGTAGGCTCTGCTGCATTCTTCGTAACCAGGGTGCCGCTTTGCACTTGCATAGTTTGGGCGGAAGGCAAGTAAGCTTGGCTTGCAGCGCCGGCATCAGCGTTGTTAAGTAGCTGGCTTGTAAGCGTTTCCTCAATGCGGGCTATCTGGTATTTAGTTTTTGCAGAAAGGCGCTGAGCGAAGGAAACAGAAGCGAAGCTGATGAACAGAAGGGCGAGGAAAAGGACTTTGGTTTTCATGGCTTGGAAAGGCTGGAAGGAGAAAGGAAAAGGAAGGAAGAGTGGTAGAAAGGAGCGTAAAGGGGCTGAGGGAAGCTCAGCAATAGGAGAGCAGAAGGAAAGGACGAAGGAGCGAGGAAAGGAGGCCTACGGGGTCATCGAAGTGGAGCTTGCGTTGAACTTATCGGGCAATAAGGAGCTGTTCCAGGCGGCCGCGGTTCCGCTGGGTGCCCTCGTGCGAGGATGCCTTCAACTGTGGTAGGAATGCTCGGCTAGTGAGCATCGGTGCAACGTCGGGATAGATACCGGCAGGCGGTCAAGGGTTGTCTGGAGTTGCAAAAAAATGCGGACCGACTTACCTGCTTCTGGTGACGTTGGCGCCTGGCGGGCGTCGCCCCGGTTGGGCGGCTACGACGGCCAGGACGTTGTTCGAAGTAGTGATACAAATGTAGTGGAAGGTACTATGTGACGCAAGGTACCTTGGATATATTTTTAAATTTTCTTGCAAATATTTTTGGGCTTGCTTTAAGGTGTTGTGTAAATATCTGATTTATAGAAGTTTATAAATAAATAACTTGCTATGCTTCAGGGCTTTGCTCATCGTCTAATTGCGTAGCAAAGGTGATCTTTATCCGAATACCTAGCTGAGTTTCCGGATTATGAATAGGTTACTATGTTGTTAGCGGACCTATTTAGCCTTGCGGATATAGATATTCCCGTTCAAGGTCTTCATCATCACTTCCGATCCGCCACCGTTGAGCTTGCCGTACGTCCAATTGTCGACGTTCACACGGTAGGTGCCGCCTTCGTTCGTACGGTTTATTTTGGCAGCGCTTTTCTCCGTCACCAGATCAAAGTCGCTGTAGATTTCGCCCTGGTCGGATTTCAGCTTCAGTGCCGCTTTGGTGTTGCTAGGGAAGGTCACATCAATAGCGCCATTTACGCTCGAAAAAGCCATGGGCGTGCTGGTGGTCACGCTTCTGAATGTGGCCGTTACGGGTCCATTCACCGTGTTGGCCACGGCCGAGCCGCTTACGTCTTTCAGCTGAATACCGCCGTTCACGTTGCCTACCTCTAGCTCGCCCGTCACGTTCTCCACCACAATGTTGCCATCCT
This Hymenobacter sp. GOD-10R DNA region includes the following protein-coding sequences:
- a CDS encoding glycosyltransferase; the protein is MQQDTPSRVSTLTDAVEIPTSLVIETTPAPQLLACVIVPAKNEAERLPQTLAALAAQVDFAGRPLDPRCYEVIVLANNCDDATAATARSFAQAHPHVAVHVVEVTLPPAEAHIGWARRLLMDEACRRLEHTRNANTFLASTDADTHVAPTWLAAIQAELGAGNDAVGGRILTNASPATRCAVHYQHLRDATYRILRARLESLVDPDPADPWPRHHQHFGASLALTPQAYRRVGGLPVVPYLEDEALYQALRHHDLRVRHSPAVQVVTSNRLTGRVAVGLSWQLRQWALLHQQQQEPCVECPRGLQQEWTARRQLRHVWQQIPEPSFAAPMIQEVASTLGVPQAALTHFLQASKTFGELWHWVEQTRQEAGKWLERWPPVPLREALAEVRQLLRQHDWLHPTQA
- a CDS encoding DUF4097 family beta strand repeat-containing protein, encoding MKTTFLPTATRHLLRASLLTALLGASLPTLAQSGDKDQLVVPLSSPGKPGMLRVKLVNGSINVVGYSGKDVIIDAGSREGKRTATRPIPANANGLRRIDNDSGVELTVDENDNRINVKTDSYRHPVNLVIKVPQHFSLQISTVQDGNIVVENVTGELEVGNVNGGIQLKDVSGSAVANTVNGPVTATFRSVTTSTPMAFSSVNGAIDVTFPSNTKAALKLKSDQGEIYSDFDLVTEKSAAKINRTNEGGTYRVNVDNWTYGKLNGGGSEVMMKTLNGNIYIRKAK
- a CDS encoding PIG-L deacetylase family protein, yielding MSKVELLSLETLPNQPVAFIKSLGRTVVIAPHPDDESLGCGGLMATLRAMLVPVAAVLITDGTMSHPHSRKFPPAARRALREAEFAEALSLLGVEADASLLLGLPDGAVTDLPPAAFEQAVASLTKYLEDWAPATIVVPWRRDPHPDHRATSKLVQAAVARLPIAPRVLEYLVWAWERAAPDDLPRSDEVTGWRLDISTVLAQKQQAIAAHRSQIDGIIDDDPTGFQLAPQMLAHFARPYEVYVEALPSLQ
- a CDS encoding class I SAM-dependent DNA methyltransferase → MNQNQPNTLPPTYFEQVYQANADPWQFETSPYEREKYATTLAALPRPSYAHAFEVGCSLGVLTEKLAARCAQLLSIDVALEPLARAKARCANLPQVTFQQMFLPQEFPAQHNFDLVLLSEVGYYWNLADLGRVADGLLARMVPGAHLLLVHWTPVVHDYPLTGDEVHEFFLNRATPEGPLQHLHGERYEQYRLDLLEKR
- a CDS encoding acyl-CoA dehydrogenase family protein yields the protein MLSVTALQQPSTPPLVAATTPEQAAAELAPRLAAHAAFSDQEGGFPADEIDWLRDAGLLVAPLQAQWGEKPAALGAQLEAQLRTLKHVGRGNLAIGRVYEGHVNALQLLQRFGRPEQIARWAADAAAGHLFGVWNTEAHDGVHLEPLPDGRYRLRGSKTFASGAGYVTRPLLTAALPDGGWQMIVLPADQQVPALDKSFWRPLGMRASASFRADFTGLELTASDLLGQPGDYYQQPGFSGGAIRFAAVQLGGAEAVFNETRHFLSKTGRTDDPYQRMRLGELAVLIESGNQWLHGAATHAARPAADTDAEATVAYANLTRTAIEGICLQTLQLAERCVGARGLLRPEPFERLHRDLTHYLRQPAPDAALADAGRFVLAKSANPAHTLWDE
- a CDS encoding nuclear transport factor 2 family protein produces the protein MKTKVLFLALLFISFASVSFAQRLSAKTKYQIARIEETLTSQLLNNADAGAASQAYLPSAQTMQVQSGTLVTKNAAEPTLASAKTTDFQQPGRIAYIDLQGTAAVARVERESSNGHVVDFVSLLQIDGEWKVVNQVRSYAESPALTLK